The DNA window CATAATATTCATGATTACATTTGGTTGAAAGttctaatatttattgtttattttcttgttaattcacattttttatGCTAATATGTTTTCTCCATTTCATGTATAGTGCTCCCTTCTTTAGTaatggtttttatttgattggtTGATATTTGCATATAAACTCTGGCTATTTAATGGAAGAGTACTGATATATACAGCACCCTTATACAGCACCTTCGCATATCACCTATCacatttggaaagaaagagaaaatatatcttaaaaaaaatacaagagagagaaaaatattttctatttctttttaaatgagGTAGGTGCTATACGAAAGTGgtgctgtatatatcattactcttaatGGAATATCCTAGTTCCCTTAAAATGATTAATCAATTCAGTTTATTTGGTGCCTAGGTAGATGcactttttttcttctcaaaattagtttataatgaataaatgGGCTTGACTTATTCTTTGGTTAAAATCTAAAGGGGCGGTTATTTTTGGGTCCAAATATAAAGTacggtttatttgaaaattattttttttagtcacAAGTGATATATATAGCatgtgagaaaaaataataatagttactGAAAACGACTAACaaaaaagtttcaaaattattaaagcAAACAAacccaagaaaaataaattatgtaggTGAGAAGGAAGAAAACTCATTAAGTCTGTCAAATACTTTAGCTGCATATCTCCCAACTTCTCTCATTTCCCTCCATTATATCTGTCTAGTTATATTTATTCAGTTCAATTGTCGAGAATTTGATTCGTCAGCAACTTGTTCAAATTcaccaaaatactattagtTAGTGAGAGAGAAGGTTCGCATGTGTTAAAGGTTAAGATCATTCAAAGTAATCTGTGAATCGATTTCTTAGCATTTTCATTGCAATTCATTGTGCATTAGAGTTGagttttctctttctcttaGTCCAGGTTATTTGAAACAATTGTTGATTTCTAGACATTTAAGAATGTCTATTTTTATCGGTCTCGGCTTTCAATATGTGTACACCTTTGACTTTTTGAGATTTCTAATAACCAAATGACAGTTAGAAAATGTGATAGTAATTATagcaaatttgaaaattattgaCATTTGTTGAAGTTTGTTTGAAACTGTTGTTATTTCCTTTGTTTTAACATTTCAGTTTTAATTTGTGGTATAGTGAATGGTTTTTAGGAGAGTTTCTAGTAGATCATGTCTATGTATTTCCCTATTTTTAACTCCACTATCTAGTAATTTGGTtctatttaaatgatttcaGCTTAgcttaatgaaataaaaatattttccttCCATCTCCTCCTCTACTTGAAAAGGGCATTCTTAGTTTGAAATAAGTAACAAATTAGTATAAGAGCAATCTTCTTGAGGGACCTGTGAGTGATAGAAATCCACCAAGATATCTATCTTTTTTCATGGATTCAAATATACCTTTACATCTGTAGCACCACATGTGTTCAATGGTAACAATTACCATGTCTTGACTGCTCGAATGGAGGCTCATCTTGAGGCAAATGATCTATAGAAAGTTGTTGAAGAGGAGTATGAAGTCCAGATTTATAAGCGAACCCAACACCAACACTAGAATAGATAAAGAATCACAAAGTGAAGAAGACAAGGGATACTATATTTGTTGTTGTGTcaactaaaatttttattagGGTAATGACCTTAAAGTCAGCTATTAATGTCTGTAATTTTCTCAAAGAAGAGTATAAGGAAATGAAAAGGTTAAAGGATGCATGTTCTAAATTTAATTAGGAATTTcgtgatagtgaagatgaagaatTCAGAGACCATCAAGGAGTACTCTAATAGATTACTCACAATTGTCAACAAGGTAAGATTGCTTGACACTGAATTCACGATTCTAGATCGGTTCAAAAGGTGTTGATAACTGTTTCTAAAAGGTTTGAGGCTACCATTTCCTCACTAGAGAATACTAAGGACCTATCAAAAATCAGTCTTGCAGATATCTTGAGTGCCTTGCAAACACAAGAACGTAGAACATTGATGAAAAATAAGAGGTTTGTAGAAGGAGAATTATCAGCAAAAGTGCAATCAAGCAAAGTGAAAAAGGGAAAGAACTaaaaaagtaagaaagaaaGTACATGTTCAAATTCTCCAAGAACAAATAGAGGTTCTAAACCAGATTTTCCTCCATGTAAATACTATGAGAAGAAGGGTCATGCATCTTTTAGATGTTGGAGAAGGCCATATATGCAATGTGAAAAGTCTTATATGATAGGGCATCACTAGAagatttataaaagtaatttgtagtagaaggatgTGACTCAAGTGAACCTTCAACAATGAAATGTGGCTCAAATTACAAATCAGGAGAAGTAGTTTTTGTGGCAACTTGTTTTTACAACAAATAGCTCAAGTAATAATTGGCTCTTGAATATTGGCTCCCCCAACCACATGACATTTGATTGACGCCTCTTAAAAGAACTAGACACATTATTCAACTTCAAAGTCAAAATTGGCAATGGAGAGTACCTCGTAGTTAAAGGAAAATAGACAATGGCGGTAGCAATTTCTCATGTACTAAGTTAATTAAAGATATGTTATTTGTGCTTTAtatcaatcaaaatttattaagtgTTGGTCAGCTACTCGAAAGACGCTTGAAGGTGATCTTTAAGGGCAAAAAGTGCCTAATTAAAGATGCAGATGTGATGAATGTGTTCAAAGTTAGCTTGAATGAAAAAAGTATTGAGCTAGATCCACTAAATGTGGAGCAAGCAGCCTATTCAACTACAATGTCTAAAACTGAGATTTGGCATATGAGGCTAGGTCATTTTTATCATAATGCAGTGCTAAATTTATAGAAGAAAGTATTTGTAAAAGGGCTGCCTCAATTAGAAGTTAACTTTCTACAATGCAAGGCTTATCAATTAGGGAAGTAATTAAGACTTTCTTACAAGAATGCAACCTAGAGAGAAACTGAGAGGCTAAAATTGATCCACACGGACTTTGTTGGACCTCATAGAACTCCTTCATTAATGAGAGTAAGTATTACATAGTTTTCAAGTCTAAAGTTGATGGTGTGTTTTTGAGATTAAAATAGTAGATAGAAGCTCAAAGTGGCTGCAAGATTCAGGACGAGGAGTATACTATAGAACAATTCAATTAGTTATGTAAGAAACTAGGATTCAACACTAACTAACATCCCCATACACTCCTCATCATAATGGAGTGAGTGAGGAAGAAACGCACCATCATGGAGATGGCAAGGTGTATGCATCATAAGAAAGACTTGCAAGGAATATTGGAAAAATGATGCAAAcattatagtatttttattcAACAGGCTACCAACTAAGACTAGAAGGATACACTTTAAAGCATGATAGGAATGACACCCTTTAAAGCATAATAGGAAGGACACTCTCTGAGCCTGCAGATTATTATAAAGCTAAAAGGAATCCAAAATGGAGAGTTACAATTAAAGAAGAGATCACTAAGATCAAGAATAATCATACTTGAAAGCTTATAAAGAGGCTAAGGGACAAAAATATGATAGGGTTAAGTGGGTGTTCAGAACTAAGATGAATGCAAATGACTCTATTAGGAAGAATAAAGAAAGACTTGTTGTTAAAGGGTATGATCAGATATTTGATGTTGATTTGTTTGAGATATACTCCTATAGATAAATTAGACACAGTTAGAATGCTACTTTCATTGGCTGCTCAAAAGGGTTTGAAAGTGTACCAGTTAGATGTTAAATGTTCATTTATGAATGGAGTCCTTGAAGAGGAGATTTATGTTGAGAAACATGAAGGGTTTGTTGTGAAAGGACATGAAGATGAAGTCTACATACTCAAGAAATCCTTATATGGAGTTAGTtaacccaaatatgatatcatcaacatagacttGAACAAACAAGATATGGGtgtctttaacaaatctaaacaaagttttatctaTTGTGCCAattacaaaatcatgatcaaataaaacatttgttaaagtgtcataccaagctttAAGAGCTTccttaagaccatataaagctttgtcaagtttaaaaacatgatttggtaattAAGGAGTGATCTTGAAAGTCAGtcggttgttcaacatacacatcctcatttaaaatttcatttaaaaatgcatttttcacattcatttgataaaatttaaagttcttaaaagatgcataagctaggaagattctgattgcttcaagtctagcaACAAGGGCGAAtaactcctcaaagtcaattccttcctcctATCTATAGCCTTGAGCTACCAATcgagctttgtttctcacaaccaaaccatcttcactaagcttttTTCGAAAAACCCATCTGGTTCCAATAACTGATTGATTAGTCGGCCTTGGAGTCTGATGACACActttatttgtttcaaattgattcaactcCTCTTGCATGGCATTAATCTAATCTTGTTCAAGTAGTGTTTCATTGATTTTCTTTGGCTCagtttgagaaataaaagaCAGAGTTTGCCATTTTATCCATTAATTGGTTTTTGGTCCTAAGAGGAGAATTATgattacaaattattaattcaggtggatgatttatgttccatTTGAAGCTTGGTCCAAGAGGATCAGACGGCCCCGCGACGTCCGAACTGTCAACTATTTGTTGACTTGTAGTTTGGACGTCTGGTTACTCTCAATCGGATCAACCATCTAATCAGACGAGTAAATCCTGTTGACTAgagcttcatcatcactatcaaattcaaaacttgtcgcttctaatctgttagcaatTTCAATGAATtcgttagaattatttttagcagattcatcacaaacaacatgaaAGGACTCTTAAACAGTTAGTGTTCGATTATTAAACATTCAATAAACTTTACTAACTGAGGAGTAGTCTAGCATGATTTCaacatctgctttagcatcaaaagtagTCAAATGATTTTTCCCATTGTTGTGAATAAAACACTCACACCCGAAAATTCAAAAGTATGAAACTTTAGTTATTCTTCCATAAAAgagttcataaggtgttttactAAAGaggtttattaatcattgacctATTTTGAGTATAGCAAACTGTGTTTATGGATTCTTCCCATAGATTCTGAGAAACACCTAAGTCGGTAAGCATATATATCTCGCTACTTCCTTTAGTATTCTGACTTTCCTCACACCAAcaccgttttgctgtggagttttAGCATtagacaactcatgtctaataccagactTCTCAAGGTAAGAAAATAATAGGCATCTATTGGTGAATTCGGTTCCCtggtcacttctaattttgatgttgtttaaagattttttgttttgaagcCTTCTAAGAATCTTTATCAAATTCGCAGTAGTTTGATCCTTAGAAGgtaagaaaataacccaagtaaatcttgaaaaatcatcaattatgaTCAAagtgaatctcattcctcccaagCTTTTTactggaattggaccaaacaggcATTGGTTGGATTAAGATTTCTCCTTACTCttaaaagttgatctgaccTGTTTGCCTAGATGGCAAGTAGGACAGACTTTGAACTTTGAAAACTTCAATTAAGGTAAACTAGAAACTAAATCAtgtgaacaaatgttgttaatagttttaaaattaagatgatttaatctcttatgccatagtcagttttgatcattttggcTATCATGCATACGGGATTAGATATCTTATATTTTcagttcattttataagaattttctACTCTACTTCCGATCAGCAGGGTGTTACCCTACTGATTCTTAATCAGACATGCATGTGTTTGAAAATCATTAGTATATCCATTGTCACACAATTTGATTATGCTAATTAGGTTATAACAAATGTTCTCAACAAGTAGAACGTCGTTAATGGTGAGGTTCTTATGGATAATCTTACTCTTACCCACggttttaccctcactttgttATTTCAGTTAGAAGTTGTCTatctccagtcatgtgtctggacaGTCATTGTCCAAATACCAGACGGATTCTTCCAAACAGTTAACCTGTTGTACCTACAGAGAAACATATCTTTTGGGACCCAATGGTTAATCATATGAGAATCCATATTTGAATTATCTCACTAAACATCCATGGCTATATAGATCGTCTTCATCACTATGCAATTTCACACATTCACCGTCCTTCGCAGTCCGTGCTTTCTCCGCCATCTTCTCGCCATCCTCCACTGCCATCGTTTATAATCAGCACGGCCCTCCAGATTCCGTCACCAGGTTCGCTAGATTTTCTCTCTCGCTTGTCGAATTGATTTCTCATGTTCGAAATCCATTTGCTTCAGGATCCAATTTCTCACCCAAAATAGACATGTCTTATGATTTCTAGTTGTTGAATCATTTGCAGAATCATAGAACTTGCACCAGTTCAGCTCAAGGAAAATGATGTCTGCGTGAAAATGATCGCCGCTCCAATCAATCCTTCTGATATCAATAGGATAGAAGgttaattttacaaaatgtCCATGTCTATGTCTCCTTTGTGTTATGATTAGGACTTTAAACTTGTTGAGAATTAGCCAAATAATTCATGAGTTGCAGCTATTTATGCCAATTCAGCTCCATTCTTGGGATTCTACTCCTCTCTGTTACTCCTTGTGTCTCCAGTTTTTCACAACAAGTGCGTATTGCTAAAACGTACTAGTCATTGTAAATAAATGCtcctaaagaaaataaatagccATATTTGAAGTGGAAGAAACCATTTGTGTTAGTCAAAATTCAACTTCAATTAAAACATATCATTACACTTTATCTTCATCTGTTTTCAAATGGGCCAATCTTTAACATATTTGTGTCGTAAATATAACAATGATTAAATATGCATGCAGATTTCTTTACTATCAATAAACTGTCTTCTCCTCCTAAAGTTATGTTGTAATCTTTTCATGTCTTTATGTGAACCTCAGTTCTGTTGGACCTTAGTGTGTATGTAAACTCATGCAGGTGTTTACCCTGCAGTTAAAGGCGATCTGGTCATCCCATCTCCACCTTCTTCTGGTATAGAATTACCTAAATACCATGAGAATTTTATTTGAGTGTTTTTTTTTCCTGTTGCATTTAGGATGCTTCAGGATTTTACCAATCTGAAATCAGGTTTTAGTCATTTCTTCAAACTATCATCCACTATACTTGATTCTTTCCCCTCAATAAACCTTATTTCCCCTTGACAGGAGATTCTATTGTTCAAAATGGAGCCACAAGCATTGTGGGGCAATGTGTCATTCAAATTTCTCGTATCCAAGGAATTCATAGTGTCAATATTATACGGGACAGGTAATATAGGAGATTCCACAATTCAACTTCCTCATATTCAGGTCATATCATCAACATTGAATCAATTCCAGATCCGTAAAGTTCTACTAGGGTAAGAATCTTGAATATTTTAACATAGTTATATGAAtccttcttatttttcttttattgttttgttcAATTTTCGTGTAACTCGATCCAATTATCCGAAGTGTTTCAAGATAAAATTGTGTTATTAGTTAATtgaaattacaaatttttttatgtttggatGTTAAGCAATGTAAGAATAGATTTACTGATTAAATTGATAATTGACTTTCcatgattttgttgttagacttctttattgtttttttctctctttgttAGGTTTTGCAATAGCTTAACTCATCTTAGCTAGCCAATTTGGTGgatatgtgaatgtaacatatCCAAGTTAATTGATGAACAAAACATAAGTGTAAGAACTCATTGGAGGACACTGCAAAACTTGTTGACTtgtacattatttttaaaacacaaGAATTAAGTCAAGTTGGagactttttatatattatttgtgatgTCCCATATTGAAAAATGACAGTTCATATAAAAGTGAGGCTAATAGACTATAGTTATCTTCATGAATACCTTTTGAGATTAAGTTGTGGTGGTTTAGTGGTTTGCTTGGAGATATATGTAGTCTATTTCCTCACGTGTAACCCTACCGTTGGTGGTAGGAAATAAGTGTCACAAGGGAGACTGTGATGTCccaaatcaaaaaattataataaatatgagtttCATATAGGAGTgagtgagtctaatagaatatAGATACTTTCATGAACACCTTTTGAACATGAGTTGGGGGTGTTTAGTGTTTTCTCAAGGTATTTGTAATCttaggttttatttttgtttttagtcTTAGGTGTTTTAATAAATAGCTATTTAAAATTACTCTTTCTATGATTAGTTTGGTTGATTATATGATGAATGTATGCCTGTCAATCATGTACTTTACTATTGGTCACtcatttattttctcaatttgtcCAATATCGATCCTTAGGGGAGATTGTGATATACCAAATCGAAAAATcacaataaatatgaatttcGTATAAGATTGTGTCTAATagactataaatatattcatgAATACATTTTGAGTTTAGGTTGTGGTGGCTAGTGTTTGTTCAGAGTATTTGTAGtcttaagttttatttttgttttaagtctaaggtgttttattaaatagttatttaaaattactctTTTTAggattattttgattgattataCGATGAATGCCGGTGAATCATGTACTTTTTCAATTTGTCCAATGTCCTTATCCAACAGAGGTTTATTTAAGAACTCATGTATTATTGTTCGAGGAATGATCAGGACTTTGGACAACAAGGACTTTGGACAACACTAAAAGTCCAAAATGGTTCTCACTAGAAACCAAAGGACGCGGATGATGGCAAGAATGGTTCTCAATAGAAACATAAGAGATGTTGATGGTGTTGATCGTCTTAGTGAGTTGCCCGATCCTCtgatttatcatatattttcatttatcgATACCAAATACATGGTTAAAAGTTGTGTATTGTCCAAAAGATACAAATTCCTTTGGCGTTCTCTTAACATTTTTCGATTCGATGAAATAATATATCGCAACAACATCTTTTTTGTAAACTTTATCAAGGAGGTTCTATCACGACGTGTTGGATCAAATATCTCTTCTTTCAGCCTAGAATTCCTGTTTTCACCTAATCGTCGTTTCTTGAAAAAAGTTTTGAAGCATGTGTTGTTACACAAGACAGAACATCTATTCCTCAATATTGGTCTTTGTGACTACTCTTCTATGCATCCTATTATTACTTCCCAATCATTGAAAACTCTCCATGCTCCATGTGGTTCTATTAATGGATCACATTCTTTTAATTTTCCCATCCTAACTACACTATACCTAGAACATCCCATTTTTGATGATCCAGATTGCGGGTTTTCAGAACTTTTTTCTGGGTGTCCAAATCTGAAGGATTTGACTTTACACAGTTGTGTGAGTGATTTGGATTCTATTAGTATTATGAGTAAACAACTAGAAAAACTGGATATTTCAGTTCAGTTATGTCCTATAGACTTTGAAATTGTAATTGATGGGCCAAAACTATATTCACTCAAATATAAGGGAGATGCTTTTGTTAGGATCTTAGCTAATGTGCCCTCTATAGAAAAGGTTGATCTCAGTTgtttttttcttcatggtgGAAACTGGAAAGAAAGGGTTTTGAATGTTATTGAGATGCTCCAAAATTTTCAGCATTCCAAATACTTAAAACTTGGCTCAGGCATTATGCAGGTATGTTTATTAACTCTTATCTTTAGTTATTTGTTGTCAGTTATCACCACATTACATCATTTGATCGATAAGAAAACCTTTCAAAGATGATTGAATTGAATTCTTACAAATGAATTGATTTCTTCCTCTAAACAACCATTTGAGTGCAGCTTCACTAATCATGAATGATCTCATTTTTCACAGGTTCTTGTTTCTAGTTCTGTCTTTCAGAAACAATTCCCACTTCAATTATGTAATTTGAAGCTCTTGGAATTGAATTTACCAAATGGGTATAATGGGAGGATTGATGTTATTTCCTACTTACTTAGGCATTCTCCAGCTAAAGATCTTGTTGGAATGAAATTATGGGAGGTAACAcctttcttatttattgttgttattattcttcatttttgtttaatatggctattatttattattcttcatttttgttattatttaaaatgcaGGATATTCTTGGCTTAGAAGAAAATCAAGAGAGCACCTATTTTATTGATCAACAACCACATGGAATAAAAGTGATGGCAAAAGGCAAATATCATATACAATTAAAAGTCAATTATCAACTTATACAGGGATGGAACTCCATGTATACTAAATTGTAATTGTTTGTTGTATTAGGATGAACTCTACTTTCATTTGGTcgaataatttgtatttattttatttcaataattttaccAAATATTGTTccaaaatatgaatattatatctcatttataaattataatttatctcaaaattttttgttatatttcaATTCAAAGTTTAATATGTCAGTTGTCATTATGCGGTAATTGCAAAATAACTGGTAATGTTCAGAATTTAAATTAGAACAAATCTAATTGTGAATTTATAACATATTTGTTAGAAACCAAACCATCActtctcaaattaattaatcaagttTTGAATAGTGTTAaagttaaaactaatttaaGCGGTCATTCAttacaagttttaaatatttagattaaataatcaaaaatggagaaattgttagataaattagtagcaaattaaatatctaaacAAAACTAATCAAATTAACTCTTATGCAGATAAAGAAAAACTGGAACTGCTTAAAGGAAAATAAGCAAACAAACTCAACAAATCAGTTTTATGATCAGTTTTATGAACAGTTTTATGATTGGTTTTATGATCTGTCTTATGATCGGTTCTATAATAATGGAACAAATCGGCTTTATGATCGGTCTTATCTTCGGTTATTTGTATGATCGGCTATTTAAGAAAACCCAGTTTTATATTTCGGTTTTATAAAGCTTGCGCGATCGGTTTTGTCATCGGTAAAATGGTCGGCTATTCAGCAAAACCGGTTTtaaatcttacccttacccatggtcttacccttgcAGTTATCttcaaaagtgatcttaggacTTGAGCATTCTGTTATATCAGTTAGAAGTCGTCTttctccagtcatgtgtctggaataTCCACTGTTCTGATACCAAACTTAATCCTCCAGACAGTTAATCtacataaaaacatatttataaacttttgatacccacattcacttgggtcctcgatcaattagtccctttggAATCCATCttttagttattttgatggatttcccttTTTGTGTAGTaataagtgcgtatgatttCGGCTTAACAGACATCTTTCTACTTGCAGTTATTCCCTTAAATTTACAGGATGATATTTGTTTAAAACTCATTaacttcttgtcaggttttaaCATGACAGACTTACTGGCTGCTTTCTTCCTAGGTTTCAGTCAGCTAACAGTCGGGGAATATGAATAAGCTCATCCTTCAATGTTAGATCctcacagcttggatcagttccattattagttaaactccttctgacaaagtttataggcttaaacttgtctgtTGCTGAGTTCAACTTCTTATAGGAGTTGTCTGAGTCATTGCTGTCAAATCATAAACCGAATTTGCATCCAGCAGGCCTCAACATATAAATTTGATGTCTGACAGCGTCTCCAGACCTCTTCCAAGAACtaaccacatatgtcaaacgttggtttcCGGAAACTAGAGTTTAAACTTTTTCTTTGAGCatttcattctcagatgagagctcaattACTTTGTTTTTATAGGATTTTGGTTCAGAAACTTGAGGTGAAGAAGAATGATcagattcatattttaatttcatttcattaaatgagtctgataacttcttgtactcactgaccatgtcattgagtgcagtagttaactcATCACTTGTAAAACCTTTTGAGGAAGAGTTAAATAacttggattggtcatctgccatcagacatgtgACGACTTCGGtatcactttcactagatgagtCCTCTGAGTCACTATCGGCCCACTTGGACTTATTTTCAGCACTTATAAGAACCTTTTGATCTGTTCGGTTTTTCTATGTTTGAACATTATTgccataaatttgaattaacttCTCCGAgatttctttagcagaggagcaAGACTTGATCTCActgaatatgttcatgttgatcgacttgAACAAGACGTCTTTGGCAACATTATACAGGTTGttcatcatcttatcttcagttgtccagcTAAATCTTGGCTTcttaatctttatcggaccattaGTGATGACATTCCATATGTCACAAACAAGGGCAGCCaaatgagcttgcattctcatcatccaataatcatagttttcttttgagagcACATAAATTTGGTTGATGACAGACATGATTCAAGTTCTTGTtgtttgagaatagaaaacagg is part of the Impatiens glandulifera chromosome 1, dImpGla2.1, whole genome shotgun sequence genome and encodes:
- the LOC124945434 gene encoding F-box/LRR-repeat protein At4g14096-like: MVLTRNQRTRMMARMVLNRNIRDVDGVDRLSELPDPLIYHIFSFIDTKYMVKSCVLSKRYKFLWRSLNIFRFDEIIYRNNIFFVNFIKEVLSRRVGSNISSFSLEFLFSPNRRFLKKVLKHVLLHKTEHLFLNIGLCDYSSMHPIITSQSLKTLHAPCGSINGSHSFNFPILTTLYLEHPIFDDPDCGFSELFSGCPNLKDLTLHSCVSDLDSISIMSKQLEKLDISVQLCPIDFEIVIDGPKLYSLKYKGDAFVRILANVPSIEKVDLSCFFLHGGNWKERVLNVIEMLQNFQHSKYLKLGSGIMQVLVSSSVFQKQFPLQLCNLKLLELNLPNGYNGRIDVISYLLRHSPAKDLVGMKLWEDILGLEENQESTYFIDQQPHGIKVMAKGFNMTDLLAAFFLGFSQLTVGEYE